The following are from one region of the Streptomyces fradiae genome:
- a CDS encoding thioesterase family protein yields the protein MSTSSMETVSASASEFDRDTAVTLRAPGVYDAELSAGWTIIHAVNGGYLLALLGRALGQHLPHPDPFTISAHYLTPSVPGPAVIRVETVRTGRTLSTGQASLLQYAEDGTEVERIRVLASYGDLDALPDDVRTTAAPPAIAPIDQCFGASDGPTPAIPGSSAITERLDIRLDPATVGWAIGAPSGKGAMRGWFGLADGRDPDPLSLLLTVDALPPTSFELGLKGWTPTVELTTHVRCRPAPGPLRVSITTRNLAGGFLEEDAEVWDSADRLVAQSRQLARAPRG from the coding sequence ATGAGTACGAGCAGCATGGAGACCGTGAGCGCGAGCGCGAGCGAGTTCGACCGGGACACGGCAGTCACCCTGCGCGCGCCCGGGGTGTACGACGCCGAGCTCTCCGCGGGCTGGACGATCATCCACGCCGTCAACGGCGGCTACCTCCTCGCCCTCCTCGGCCGCGCGCTCGGCCAGCACCTGCCGCACCCCGACCCGTTCACGATCTCGGCGCACTACCTCACGCCGTCCGTGCCGGGCCCGGCCGTGATCCGCGTCGAGACGGTCCGCACCGGCCGCACCCTGTCCACCGGCCAGGCCTCCCTCCTCCAGTACGCGGAGGACGGCACCGAGGTCGAGCGGATCCGCGTGCTCGCCTCGTACGGCGACCTGGACGCGCTCCCGGACGACGTCCGCACCACGGCGGCCCCGCCCGCGATCGCCCCGATCGACCAGTGCTTCGGCGCCTCTGACGGTCCCACCCCGGCGATCCCCGGCTCCTCGGCGATCACCGAGCGCCTCGACATCCGGCTCGACCCGGCGACCGTCGGCTGGGCGATCGGCGCGCCGTCCGGCAAGGGCGCGATGCGCGGCTGGTTCGGCCTCGCCGACGGCCGCGACCCCGACCCGCTCTCCCTCCTGCTCACGGTCGACGCCCTCCCGCCGACCTCCTTCGAGCTGGGCCTCAAGGGCTGGACCCCCACGGTCGAACTCACCACCCACGTCCGCTGCCGCCCGGCCCCCGGCCCCCTCCGCGTCTCCATCACCACCCGCAACCTCGCGGGCGGCTTCCTGGAGGAGGACGCCGAGGTCTGGGACAGCGCGGACCGGCTGGTCGCCCAGTCCCGCCAGCTGGCGCGGGCGCCGAGGGGCTGA
- a CDS encoding helix-turn-helix transcriptional regulator, which yields MKSDRLLSLLLLLQTRGLVPASELAERLEVSVRTVYRDVEALSAAGVPVYAERGRYGGIALLAGYRTDVTGLTADESRALFVLAAQGAHRALGLDEALGSALRKVMAALPAPHRPGAEATSRRILVDPDRWMSAPRADLDLDVLHRAVFADRRLALRYRSSGAPAPKAYTVDPYGLVVKAGVWYLVADREGEPRLFRADRVEAAEPLDEPVRRRPGVELAEVWALLRERVERRPAGLTVTARVHRDRYDRFLRLHADRLTAPPPVRATADWTDVELSVAELGELRPLLALGASLEVLTPPEARTYLAEAAAETVTLYGGTVHAAGEPTGDPAR from the coding sequence GTGAAGTCCGACCGGCTGCTGTCCCTCCTCCTGCTGCTCCAGACCCGGGGGCTCGTGCCCGCGAGCGAGCTGGCTGAGCGACTTGAGGTGTCGGTACGGACGGTCTACCGGGACGTCGAGGCGCTGTCGGCGGCGGGCGTGCCCGTGTACGCGGAGCGCGGGCGGTACGGGGGGATCGCGCTGCTCGCCGGGTACCGGACGGACGTCACCGGGCTGACCGCCGACGAGTCACGGGCCCTGTTCGTGCTCGCCGCGCAGGGGGCGCACCGGGCGCTCGGGCTCGACGAGGCGCTTGGCTCGGCGCTGCGGAAGGTGATGGCAGCACTGCCCGCCCCGCACCGCCCGGGTGCCGAGGCGACCAGTCGCAGGATCCTGGTGGACCCGGACCGCTGGATGAGCGCGCCGCGGGCGGACCTGGACCTGGACGTGCTGCACCGGGCGGTGTTCGCCGACCGGCGGCTCGCGCTGCGCTACCGCAGCAGCGGGGCGCCCGCCCCGAAGGCGTACACCGTCGACCCGTACGGCCTCGTCGTGAAGGCCGGCGTCTGGTACCTGGTCGCGGACCGCGAGGGCGAGCCGCGCCTGTTCCGGGCCGATCGGGTCGAGGCCGCCGAACCGCTCGACGAGCCGGTACGGCGCCGCCCCGGCGTCGAACTCGCCGAGGTGTGGGCGCTGCTGCGGGAACGGGTCGAGCGGCGCCCGGCCGGGCTGACCGTCACCGCCCGGGTCCACCGCGACCGCTACGACCGCTTCCTGCGCCTCCACGCCGACCGCCTCACCGCCCCGCCCCCCGTCCGTGCCACCGCCGACTGGACGGACGTCGAGCTGTCCGTCGCCGAACTCGGCGAACTCCGCCCACTCCTCGCCCTGGGCGCCAGCCTGGAGGTCCTCACCCCGCCCGAGGCCCGCACCTACCTCGCGGAGGCGGCGGCAGAGACGGTGACCTTGTACGGCGGCACTGTTCACGCGGCCGGCGAGCCGACGGGTGACCCGGCCCGGTGA